A single window of Cetobacterium sp. 8H DNA harbors:
- a CDS encoding ATP synthase subunit I — protein MIILLSLIGGFILGFMFFASLYWSIRKMGDMEKPSMFMISTSLLRMVVLLVGFYFISGNDGQRFLAALLGSVIAKFAIIYFFKNSK, from the coding sequence ATGATTATATTATTGTCGTTGATAGGTGGATTTATACTCGGGTTCATGTTCTTTGCGAGTCTATATTGGAGTATTCGTAAAATGGGTGACATGGAAAAACCTTCGATGTTTATGATAAGTACTTCACTTTTAAGAATGGTTGTACTTTTAGTTGGATTTTACTTCATATCTGGAAATGATGGACAGCGATTTTTAGCTGCTTTATTAGGATCTGTTATTGCTAAATTTGCAATTATTTATTTTTTTAAAAATAGTAAATAA
- the cobJ gene encoding precorrin-3B C(17)-methyltransferase produces the protein MKKGKIYVVGIGPGNMQDITVRAYNTLKNVDVIAGYITYIDLVRDEFSEKEFYVSGMKKEVARCEQVLEIAKSGKDVALISSGDAGIYGMAGIMIEVAQKEGYEVEVIPGVTSSVAGAALVGAPLMHDHATISLSDLLTDWDVITKRIDKAAEGDFIISLYNPKSKGRTTQIVEARELMLKHKSEETPVALLRHVGRDEENYTLTNLGEFLTHDIDMFTVVVVGNSKTYISNNRMITPRGYHI, from the coding sequence ATGAAAAAAGGTAAGATATACGTAGTAGGAATTGGACCAGGAAATATGCAAGATATTACTGTAAGAGCATATAATACATTAAAAAATGTCGACGTTATTGCAGGATACATAACATATATTGATTTAGTAAGAGATGAGTTTTCAGAAAAAGAGTTTTATGTTTCTGGAATGAAAAAAGAAGTAGCTAGATGTGAGCAAGTTCTAGAAATTGCAAAATCTGGTAAAGATGTTGCTCTTATAAGTAGTGGAGACGCTGGAATATATGGTATGGCAGGAATAATGATAGAGGTTGCACAAAAGGAAGGATATGAGGTTGAAGTTATTCCTGGAGTTACTTCTTCAGTAGCAGGAGCTGCTCTAGTAGGGGCACCACTGATGCATGACCATGCTACAATAAGTTTAAGTGATCTTTTAACTGATTGGGATGTAATAACAAAAAGAATAGATAAAGCAGCTGAAGGAGACTTCATAATATCTCTTTATAACCCAAAAAGTAAAGGGAGAACAACTCAAATAGTAGAGGCTAGAGAATTGATGTTAAAACATAAATCAGAAGAAACACCAGTAGCTCTATTAAGACATGTAGGAAGAGATGAAGAGAATTACACTTTAACAAATTTAGGTGAATTTTTAACTCATGACATAGATATGTTTACTGTGGTTGTAGTAGGAAATTCTAAAACATACATTTCAAATAATAGAATGATAACTCCAAGAGGATATCATATATGA
- a CDS encoding lipid-A-disaccharide synthase N-terminal domain-containing protein has translation MFDNWNIFLIIGFVGQGLFSMRFIIQWIASEKAKKSIIPFSFWIFSLFGSILLLIYALYKKDPVFILGQAPNVLIYSRNIYLIKREKLGGKK, from the coding sequence ATGTTTGATAACTGGAATATTTTTCTAATTATTGGATTTGTTGGTCAAGGACTTTTTTCTATGAGGTTTATTATTCAATGGATTGCTAGTGAAAAAGCAAAAAAAAGTATAATTCCTTTTTCATTTTGGATATTTAGTCTATTTGGAAGTATACTTTTATTGATATATGCATTATACAAAAAAGATCCAGTATTTATTTTAGGACAAGCTCCGAATGTCTTAATTTATTCAAGAAATATATATTTAATAAAAAGAGAAAAACTTGGAGGAAAAAAATGA
- a CDS encoding zinc-ribbon domain-containing protein: protein MLFIGIFGIKETEEELRKIDFDCTGCLSKEMDLYIFRKVLEIFFIPVITLKKMHVLLCPNCRSSYKLKESKMDEILIKGKSSYDDVEKIIKEY from the coding sequence ATGCTATTTATAGGTATTTTTGGAATTAAAGAAACAGAAGAAGAATTAAGAAAAATTGATTTTGATTGTACAGGCTGTCTTTCTAAAGAGATGGATTTATATATTTTTAGAAAAGTGCTTGAAATATTTTTTATACCGGTTATAACATTGAAAAAGATGCATGTATTGCTATGTCCTAACTGTAGAAGCTCTTATAAACTAAAAGAATCTAAAATGGATGAAATTTTAATAAAAGGCAAATCTTCATATGATGATGTCGAAAAAATAATAAAAGAGTATTAA
- a CDS encoding calcium-translocating P-type ATPase, PMCA-type: MDSTFSKEINELLKNLNSSSQGLSLSILESKENKFGKNIITKIPEKTFLRRVLIALSEPMVKILVFAIFLTIIINFLKISKGEKPDWPETIGITLSVILATSITVLMEMKSQKSFNLLKEIGEKTFVKTIRDGNVLEVSKENIYPGDIIILSIGDKIPADGIVIENFNLEVEEGILTGESFAVKKHIFPLEPTTDFKIFGGTYVVDGTGKFVITKTGDDTEFGKISKSVQKDYETLTPLQQELGILGKKIALIGISIAIIVFLLKIFNFSVHQKISLENIIEALTLSIVLIVSTIPEGLSTMVATTLALSMIKLSKENALIKKLTSCEAIGSIDLICSDKTGTITQNKMVVTESLVINEHFLFLNIKFNNNSFLKEENGIQKYFGNPTEVALLNYTFAKETPRNISIIHKYPFSSEKKKMGTIIQVDNAYVYLTKGAPEIILESLHEINPKEKKDIEEKIQICQKQAKRIIAFAHSIIKEDFISCEEIDFQKSLIFDGFMAITDPIRPEVFPAVSVCKEAGIDIKILTGDNLFTATSIAKELNLIKPNSQILEATEIDKMTDNELQLNLENISVIARSTPMTKFRIIDLLMKSGKSVAVTGDGVNDAPALKRAEVGISMGITGTEVAKETADIILLNDSFATIVKAIKEGRGLYENFQKFIQFQQTVNLGALFLILLFEIFDWATPLRPIQILWINIMMDGPLAISLGFEKTRDNIMQEKPRSKKSSILTVNMWINTLSNALFIVCFSTFIIRFLRIPHDYIPTYVFNFFTFMVIINVFNCKGIDKTSILNRIFDNKNLNIVFCVMFFIQIIINITLPEFFSVYELNFFEYLKIIFFSSSIIFFNEFVRLIRRNIN; encoded by the coding sequence ATGGATTCCACATTTTCAAAAGAAATCAATGAGCTTTTAAAAAATTTAAATAGCTCTTCTCAAGGATTAAGCCTATCAATCTTAGAATCAAAAGAAAATAAGTTTGGTAAAAATATAATTACTAAAATTCCAGAAAAAACTTTTCTAAGAAGAGTTCTAATTGCTCTTTCAGAACCTATGGTTAAAATCTTAGTCTTTGCAATTTTCCTAACTATCATAATAAATTTTTTAAAAATATCTAAAGGAGAAAAACCTGATTGGCCTGAAACCATAGGAATTACCTTATCTGTAATCTTAGCCACTTCTATTACTGTTCTTATGGAGATGAAATCTCAAAAATCTTTCAATCTTCTTAAAGAGATTGGAGAAAAAACATTTGTTAAAACAATTCGAGATGGAAATGTTTTAGAAGTTTCTAAAGAAAATATTTATCCAGGAGATATTATTATTTTAAGCATTGGAGATAAAATTCCAGCTGATGGTATTGTTATTGAAAACTTCAATCTAGAAGTAGAAGAGGGTATTTTAACAGGTGAAAGTTTTGCTGTTAAAAAACACATATTTCCTCTAGAACCGACTACAGATTTTAAAATATTTGGTGGAACATATGTTGTTGATGGAACTGGAAAATTTGTTATAACAAAAACCGGAGATGATACTGAATTTGGAAAAATTTCTAAATCTGTTCAAAAAGATTATGAAACTTTAACTCCGTTGCAACAAGAATTAGGTATTTTAGGCAAAAAAATTGCTTTAATTGGAATTTCAATAGCAATTATCGTGTTTTTATTAAAAATATTTAACTTTAGTGTTCATCAAAAAATATCTTTAGAAAATATTATTGAAGCATTGACATTAAGTATTGTTTTAATTGTTTCTACTATTCCTGAAGGACTCTCAACTATGGTCGCTACAACTCTTGCACTATCAATGATTAAACTTAGTAAAGAAAATGCCCTCATTAAAAAACTTACTTCCTGTGAAGCTATAGGTTCTATTGATTTAATTTGTTCTGATAAAACTGGAACGATAACTCAAAATAAAATGGTAGTTACAGAATCTTTAGTTATCAATGAGCACTTTCTCTTTCTTAATATAAAATTTAATAATAATTCTTTTTTAAAAGAGGAAAATGGAATTCAAAAATATTTTGGAAATCCGACTGAAGTAGCTCTTTTAAACTATACTTTTGCTAAAGAAACTCCTAGAAACATTTCAATTATTCATAAATATCCATTTAGTTCTGAAAAGAAAAAAATGGGTACAATTATACAAGTAGATAATGCTTATGTCTATTTAACTAAAGGAGCTCCTGAAATTATTTTAGAAAGTCTTCACGAAATAAATCCTAAAGAAAAAAAGGATATTGAAGAAAAAATTCAAATATGCCAAAAACAAGCTAAAAGAATAATTGCTTTTGCACATTCTATTATTAAAGAGGATTTTATTTCATGTGAAGAGATAGATTTTCAAAAATCTTTAATTTTTGATGGGTTTATGGCTATAACTGATCCTATTCGACCAGAAGTTTTTCCAGCAGTTAGTGTGTGTAAAGAAGCCGGAATTGATATAAAAATATTGACAGGGGATAATCTGTTTACTGCAACTTCAATCGCCAAAGAATTAAACTTAATCAAACCTAATAGTCAAATACTAGAAGCTACTGAGATTGATAAAATGACAGATAATGAGCTTCAATTAAATCTAGAAAATATCTCTGTTATTGCAAGAAGCACTCCAATGACAAAATTTAGAATTATAGATTTATTGATGAAATCTGGAAAATCTGTAGCTGTAACTGGTGATGGAGTAAATGATGCTCCTGCTCTTAAAAGAGCTGAAGTAGGTATATCAATGGGTATAACTGGAACTGAAGTAGCTAAAGAAACTGCTGATATAATACTTTTAAATGACTCTTTTGCTACTATTGTTAAAGCAATAAAAGAGGGAAGAGGTCTTTATGAAAACTTCCAAAAGTTTATTCAATTTCAACAAACTGTTAATTTAGGGGCACTTTTCTTGATACTTCTTTTTGAAATTTTTGACTGGGCGACTCCATTAAGGCCTATACAGATACTTTGGATAAATATAATGATGGACGGACCTTTAGCTATCTCTCTAGGATTTGAAAAAACTAGAGATAATATTATGCAAGAAAAACCCCGTAGTAAAAAAAGTAGTATTTTAACAGTTAATATGTGGATAAATACTCTTAGTAATGCCCTTTTTATTGTTTGCTTTTCCACATTTATCATTAGATTTTTAAGAATTCCTCATGACTATATTCCTACTTATGTTTTCAATTTCTTCACATTTATGGTCATAATAAATGTTTTTAATTGCAAAGGTATTGATAAGACATCAATTTTAAATAGAATTTTTGATAACAAAAACCTTAATATTGTTTTTTGTGTAATGTTTTTTATACAAATTATTATAAATATAACTCTTCCAGAATTTTTTTCTGTGTATGAGCTTAACTTTTTTGAATATTTAAAGATCATTTTTTTTAGCAGTAGTATTATTTTTTTCAATGAATTTGTTAGATTGATTAGACGAAATATTAATTAA
- the cobK gene encoding precorrin-6A reductase has product MIWVIGGTKDSRDFIESFPFKEKLIVTTATEYGGKLLEEFEELKVFCKRMDQKEMIEFIKEMRIEKIVDLSHPYAVEVSRNAIECSKILELEYIRFERENLFHENGILEFKEVDPLVKYIEELDGNVLVTLGSNNIQKFKGLKNLQKIYFRILPKWDMIKKAEDIGVLPKNIIAMQGPFSKELNVAMMRQLDIKYMISKKGGNTGGEKEKLDATLEVGAKSILLSRPEIEYPLEFSNLFELLKYMK; this is encoded by the coding sequence ATGATTTGGGTTATAGGTGGAACAAAGGACTCTAGAGATTTTATAGAGTCCTTTCCTTTTAAAGAAAAGTTAATAGTTACTACTGCAACAGAATATGGTGGGAAATTATTGGAAGAGTTTGAAGAGTTAAAAGTGTTTTGTAAAAGAATGGACCAAAAAGAGATGATTGAGTTTATAAAAGAGATGAGAATAGAAAAAATAGTAGACTTATCCCATCCATATGCTGTAGAAGTTTCTAGAAATGCAATTGAATGTTCTAAAATTTTGGAATTGGAATATATAAGATTTGAAAGAGAAAATCTTTTTCATGAAAATGGAATCTTAGAATTTAAAGAGGTTGACCCTTTAGTTAAGTATATTGAAGAGCTTGACGGAAATGTATTAGTGACGTTGGGAAGCAATAATATTCAAAAATTTAAAGGATTAAAAAATTTACAAAAGATATATTTTAGAATTTTACCAAAATGGGATATGATAAAAAAGGCAGAAGATATAGGCGTTTTGCCAAAGAATATAATTGCGATGCAAGGTCCATTTAGTAAAGAATTAAATGTTGCAATGATGAGACAACTTGATATAAAATATATGATAAGTAAAAAAGGTGGAAATACTGGAGGAGAAAAAGAAAAGCTAGATGCTACATTAGAAGTAGGAGCTAAATCTATTTTATTATCCAGACCAGAGATAGAATATCCACTAGAATTTTCAAATCTTTTTGAACTTTTAAAATATATGAAATAA
- a CDS encoding DUF523 domain-containing protein, with the protein MENLLKRKLRIGIAACQFGSKVRYNGKGIDLTQCLGRDRGQFIWTPVCPEIMSGMGVPRASIKLSGGNGFDFWEGKATIKNKDGENKAEMVRKGALACLETLERANIDAYIFMEGSPSCGVYRTSLKNQRLGNPPGVFGALLLNKDIFLISSIDLQSPIRWWDWKRRLVAFTWVKEQEITSKEALKEIWDKIKYVLYELHEEETIKVKNKLHEILKEETPIYDEFENIKKEILILLRKPAELENIKQHLWKNYVDFKKKEGIEVDNILEPHILRNMTHVAEELLGVEKEAKKANLFFRSSPINYKPDR; encoded by the coding sequence ATGGAGAATTTATTAAAAAGAAAATTAAGAATTGGAATTGCTGCCTGTCAATTTGGATCAAAAGTTAGGTACAATGGTAAAGGTATTGATTTAACTCAATGTTTAGGACGTGATCGTGGACAATTCATTTGGACTCCTGTTTGCCCTGAAATTATGAGTGGAATGGGAGTCCCTAGAGCTAGTATTAAACTTTCTGGAGGAAATGGTTTTGATTTTTGGGAAGGAAAAGCTACTATTAAAAATAAAGATGGTGAAAATAAAGCTGAAATGGTCAGAAAAGGAGCCCTTGCATGCCTTGAAACTCTTGAAAGAGCAAATATTGATGCCTATATTTTTATGGAAGGAAGTCCTTCTTGTGGCGTTTATAGAACAAGTCTAAAAAATCAAAGGCTTGGTAATCCACCTGGAGTTTTTGGAGCACTTTTACTTAATAAAGATATTTTTTTAATAAGTTCTATAGATTTACAGAGCCCAATTAGATGGTGGGATTGGAAAAGAAGACTCGTAGCCTTCACTTGGGTAAAAGAACAAGAAATCACTTCAAAAGAAGCTTTAAAAGAGATTTGGGATAAAATTAAATACGTTTTATATGAACTGCATGAAGAAGAAACAATTAAAGTAAAAAATAAGTTACATGAAATCTTAAAAGAAGAAACTCCTATTTATGATGAATTCGAGAATATAAAAAAAGAAATTTTAATACTTCTAAGAAAACCTGCTGAATTAGAAAATATAAAACAACATCTTTGGAAAAATTATGTTGATTTTAAAAAGAAAGAGGGAATTGAAGTTGACAATATTTTAGAGCCACATATTTTAAGAAATATGACTCATGTTGCTGAAGAACTTCTTGGCGTTGAAAAAGAAGCTAAAAAAGCTAATCTATTTTTTAGAAGTTCACCTATAAATTATAAACCCGATAGATAA
- a CDS encoding glycosyltransferase family 2 protein codes for MEISAVIPVYNEKENIYPMAEAVEVALKKGFKNYEIIFVNDGSKDGSYEILEELKNNNLNVRVYHFTKNNGQSAAIEAGFKKSKGNLVLMMDGDLQTDPEDVYELLKYIPEYDMVNGKRATREDGFKRKLASKIGNGFRNFVTGDNIQDTGCPLKLFKKEVVKSYKMFNGMHRFLPTLARYMGYKVKEVPVRHYDRLHGQSKYKVFGRGLKAFKDVFAVRWMKNRILNWKIEGESNV; via the coding sequence ATGGAGATATCAGCAGTAATTCCCGTTTACAATGAGAAGGAGAATATCTATCCTATGGCAGAAGCTGTAGAAGTAGCATTAAAAAAAGGGTTTAAAAATTATGAAATTATATTTGTAAATGATGGAAGTAAAGATGGAAGCTACGAAATTTTAGAAGAGCTAAAAAACAATAACTTAAATGTTAGAGTATATCATTTTACAAAAAATAATGGACAAAGTGCTGCAATAGAAGCTGGATTTAAAAAATCTAAGGGGAATTTAGTGCTTATGATGGATGGAGATTTACAAACTGATCCAGAAGATGTGTATGAACTATTAAAATATATTCCAGAATACGATATGGTAAATGGGAAAAGAGCAACAAGAGAGGATGGATTTAAAAGAAAGTTAGCATCAAAAATTGGAAATGGATTTAGAAATTTTGTTACTGGAGATAATATTCAAGATACTGGTTGTCCATTAAAACTATTTAAAAAAGAGGTTGTAAAATCATATAAAATGTTTAATGGAATGCATAGATTTTTACCAACTCTTGCAAGATATATGGGTTACAAAGTAAAAGAGGTACCAGTAAGACATTATGATAGGCTTCATGGGCAATCGAAATATAAAGTTTTTGGAAGAGGACTTAAAGCTTTTAAAGATGTTTTCGCGGTTAGGTGGATGAAAAATAGAATATTAAATTGGAAAATAGAGGGAGAGTCAAATGTTTGA
- a CDS encoding GDP-mannose 4,6-dehydratase gives MKIIVTGAAGFIGSHLVEKLLNQGHKVIGIDNFHEFYSEDIKIKNVLESLNKVERLSEVLMEEDREKKIKKLVKITHCDRYYLSFSDLRDIDVLDRIFKENKIDLIINLAGLAGVRPSLEKPMEYEEVNVKGYLNLLECCKKYGVKKFIQASSSSVYGNNKDVPFSEDAIVDFAISPYAATKKSCEVFGHVYFNLYAIDTLQFRFFTVYGPRQRPDLAIHKFVDKILKGESIPFFGDGDTYRDYTYIDDIIDGISKGVLYLEKNKGVYEIINLGEANAISLKEMVQIIENTLNKKATLERLPMQPGDVKRTFANINKAKSILGYNPKMDFKDGIQNFVNWYLGGK, from the coding sequence ATGAAAATAATTGTAACAGGTGCTGCAGGATTTATCGGATCACATCTAGTAGAAAAATTATTAAATCAAGGACACAAAGTTATTGGCATTGATAATTTTCATGAATTTTATTCGGAAGATATTAAAATAAAAAATGTTCTTGAGAGTTTAAATAAAGTTGAAAGACTTTCTGAAGTATTAATGGAAGAAGATAGAGAGAAAAAAATCAAAAAATTAGTTAAAATTACACATTGTGATAGATACTATCTTAGTTTTTCAGATCTTAGAGATATTGATGTTTTAGATAGAATTTTTAAAGAAAATAAGATAGATTTAATAATCAATTTAGCTGGACTTGCAGGAGTTAGGCCATCTTTAGAAAAACCTATGGAATATGAAGAAGTTAACGTTAAGGGGTATTTAAATTTACTTGAATGTTGTAAAAAATATGGGGTTAAAAAATTTATTCAAGCATCTTCAAGTTCTGTTTATGGAAATAATAAAGATGTACCTTTTAGTGAAGATGCAATTGTAGACTTTGCAATTTCACCATATGCAGCTACAAAAAAATCGTGTGAAGTTTTTGGGCATGTTTATTTCAATCTTTATGCTATAGATACATTACAATTTAGATTTTTTACAGTTTATGGTCCAAGACAAAGACCGGATTTAGCGATTCATAAATTTGTAGATAAAATTTTAAAAGGGGAGAGTATTCCATTTTTTGGAGATGGGGATACCTATAGAGATTATACATATATAGATGATATTATAGATGGGATTTCAAAAGGTGTTTTATATCTAGAGAAAAATAAAGGAGTATATGAAATCATTAATTTAGGGGAAGCAAATGCAATCTCATTAAAGGAAATGGTTCAAATAATTGAGAATACACTGAATAAAAAAGCCACTTTAGAGAGATTACCAATGCAACCAGGAGATGTAAAAAGAACATTTGCAAATATAAATAAGGCAAAGTCTATTTTGGGATATAATCCTAAAATGGATTTCAAGGATGGAATACAAAATTTCGTTAACTGGTATTTGGGAGGGAAATAA
- a CDS encoding UDP-glucose/GDP-mannose dehydrogenase family protein produces the protein MNVTVIGTGYVGLVQGVILSEFGHKVICMDIDKTKIENLNKGILPIYEPGLKDILEHNVNEKRLSFTTDIKEAILNSEVIFIAVGTPPSDDGSADLKYVLECAKNIGENLNGYKVIVNKSTVPVGTGDLVEKEIEKVLGKRGVKFKFDVVSNPEFLREGKAVNDCLRPDRVVIGSESTKALDIMKKIYDVLYINKTPFVFTNRRTSEMIKYASNAFLAVKISYINEMALLAEKVGANTQEIAQAMGMDGRISPKFLHCGPGYGGSCFPKDTKAIVEIGKEYGENMSVIAAAISANEKQKQKMVEKIIKEMSGVSRKTIGILGLTFKPETDDMRDAPSIDIIRGLVINGAKIKAYCPKGIEEAKWRLKDLNRDIEFCENEVECSKGSDAIVLMTEWNQFRGMDLEELKNRMKDNFYFDLRNVHSKDDNVRKIFRYFPVGQC, from the coding sequence ATGAATGTTACTGTAATTGGAACGGGATATGTAGGACTTGTTCAAGGGGTTATTTTAAGTGAATTTGGACATAAAGTAATTTGTATGGATATAGACAAAACAAAGATTGAAAACTTAAATAAAGGGATATTGCCCATCTATGAACCAGGACTGAAAGATATCTTAGAACATAATGTCAATGAAAAAAGATTATCCTTTACAACAGATATAAAAGAAGCTATTTTAAATTCTGAAGTTATATTTATAGCTGTTGGAACTCCACCTTCGGATGATGGATCAGCAGATTTAAAATATGTTTTAGAATGTGCTAAAAATATAGGTGAAAATTTGAATGGTTATAAAGTGATAGTTAACAAATCTACGGTACCTGTAGGAACAGGTGATTTAGTGGAAAAAGAAATAGAAAAGGTTTTAGGAAAAAGAGGAGTGAAATTTAAATTTGATGTTGTTTCAAATCCAGAGTTTTTAAGAGAGGGTAAAGCTGTAAATGATTGTCTAAGACCTGATAGAGTAGTTATTGGTTCGGAGAGCACAAAAGCACTGGATATAATGAAGAAAATTTATGACGTTTTATATATAAATAAAACTCCATTTGTTTTTACAAATAGAAGAACTTCAGAGATGATAAAATATGCTTCAAATGCATTTTTAGCAGTAAAAATATCATATATTAATGAGATGGCACTTTTAGCCGAGAAAGTTGGAGCAAATACTCAAGAAATAGCTCAGGCTATGGGAATGGATGGAAGAATTTCTCCAAAGTTTTTACATTGTGGTCCGGGATATGGAGGGTCATGTTTTCCAAAAGATACAAAGGCAATTGTTGAGATAGGAAAAGAATATGGAGAAAATATGTCTGTAATAGCAGCGGCTATTAGCGCAAATGAGAAACAGAAACAGAAAATGGTAGAGAAAATAATAAAAGAGATGAGTGGTGTTTCTAGAAAAACTATAGGTATTTTAGGTTTAACATTTAAGCCCGAAACAGATGATATGAGAGATGCTCCTAGTATAGATATAATAAGAGGATTAGTAATAAATGGTGCAAAAATAAAAGCTTATTGTCCTAAAGGAATTGAAGAAGCTAAATGGAGACTAAAGGATTTAAATAGAGATATTGAATTTTGTGAAAATGAAGTTGAGTGTTCAAAAGGCTCAGATGCTATAGTTCTTATGACAGAGTGGAATCAATTTAGAGGTATGGACTTGGAAGAGTTAAAAAATAGAATGAAAGATAATTTTTATTTTGATTTAAGAAATGTACACAGCAAAGATGACAATGTTAGGAAGATATTTAGATACTTTCCTGTTGGTCAATGTTAG
- a CDS encoding glycosyltransferase family 39 protein yields the protein MERIDDTLKEKYKLFFIGYFALIVGIAFFRFPDIRNELKYFVITDQMLENHRFLVLKYFDELYPDKPPIYFWLLALIRSIFQENFYPVALIFGGVIPAGVSAFFSFKISKKIWGEKMAFISTAVLVTLPYLFGISLVMRMDYLMMMFISIALYIFFDLYYSKNEINIKRLTVFYVSIALGILVKGGAAFAIPVITILTFLFLDKNISFFRKLKPLLGVLILGLILGIWFYFLFINAEGKEYIKLLLGQETLGRMVRAKTHTKPLYFYLRQLPLTTLPIAPFFIMGVYSLLKKIKDFKKWKNIDKVSFCWFIPNFIFFSILSGKLDIYMLPLYPAIVIISLRFIEKTWSGTKEKILKKILYINIVILSIVSIALPYYNQNYTLKPIVDSLSESNDRVFSYKFTDAKNMAYEIKRKNIENISLNRIEELSEGDLILVKNKNKSDLGNFRLEEVYKNKEYSILIKTN from the coding sequence ATGGAAAGAATAGATGATACACTTAAAGAAAAGTATAAACTTTTTTTTATAGGTTATTTTGCATTAATTGTAGGAATTGCTTTTTTTAGATTTCCAGATATTAGAAATGAACTAAAATACTTTGTTATAACCGATCAAATGTTAGAAAATCATAGATTTTTAGTGCTAAAGTACTTTGATGAGCTTTATCCAGATAAGCCACCTATATATTTTTGGTTATTAGCTCTTATTAGATCGATATTTCAAGAGAATTTCTATCCAGTAGCATTAATATTTGGTGGAGTAATTCCAGCAGGAGTATCTGCTTTTTTTAGTTTTAAAATTTCTAAAAAAATATGGGGTGAAAAAATGGCGTTTATATCAACAGCTGTTTTAGTAACTCTTCCGTATTTATTTGGAATTTCTCTAGTTATGCGAATGGATTATTTAATGATGATGTTCATATCTATAGCACTGTATATATTTTTTGATTTATACTATAGCAAAAATGAGATTAACATAAAACGATTAACTGTTTTTTATGTATCAATTGCTTTAGGCATTTTGGTGAAAGGTGGAGCAGCATTTGCAATTCCTGTAATAACTATATTAACATTTTTATTTTTAGATAAAAATATAAGTTTTTTCAGAAAACTTAAGCCATTATTAGGAGTTTTGATTTTAGGACTTATCTTGGGAATATGGTTTTATTTCTTGTTTATAAACGCTGAAGGAAAAGAATATATAAAATTATTGTTAGGACAAGAGACGTTAGGAAGAATGGTGCGGGCTAAAACACATACAAAACCATTATATTTTTATCTTAGGCAATTGCCACTAACAACTTTACCAATCGCTCCATTTTTTATAATGGGAGTTTACTCACTTTTAAAAAAAATAAAAGATTTTAAAAAATGGAAAAATATTGATAAAGTAAGTTTTTGTTGGTTTATTCCAAATTTTATATTCTTTAGTATTTTAAGTGGAAAGTTGGATATATATATGCTGCCTTTATATCCAGCAATAGTTATTATTTCATTAAGATTTATAGAAAAAACTTGGAGTGGGACAAAGGAAAAAATATTAAAAAAAATATTATACATAAATATAGTTATTTTATCGATAGTATCGATAGCATTACCTTACTATAATCAAAATTACACCCTAAAACCTATAGTTGATTCTTTGAGTGAATCAAATGATAGAGTTTTTAGTTATAAATTTACAGATGCCAAAAATATGGCTTATGAAATTAAAAGAAAAAATATAGAAAATATATCTTTAAATAGAATAGAAGAACTTTCAGAAGGAGATTTGATTTTAGTAAAAAATAAAAATAAATCAGATCTTGGCAATTTTAGATTAGAAGAGGTTTATAAGAATAAAGAATATAGTATTTTAATAAAAACAAATTAA